Part of the Panicum virgatum strain AP13 chromosome 4N, P.virgatum_v5, whole genome shotgun sequence genome is shown below.
CAACGGCAGGAATCGGTGGCGTTCATGGACGCCATAGTCCGGGAGCACGAGGAGAGCAGGGTAGCCGACGACGGCAAGGAGGACCTGCTCGACGTGCTCCTGAGGATCCAGAGGGAGGGTGATCTGCAGGTTCCGCTCACCGCTGACAACATCAAGTCAGCGGTCGGAGTAAGCACTCGCGCACTTAAACCccaatcaaacaaacaaacaccgGCCATGGTGTTTTTCCAGTAATGCAGAGTAAAGAAATTAGGCTGCGTGCGTGCCGTGCAGGACCTGTTCGCTGGAGGCAGCGAGACGGCGGCGACGTCGCTGCAATGGACCATGGCCGAGCTCATGAGGACCCCGAGAGTGATGCGGAAGGTACAAGACGAGGTCTGGCAAGCACTTGCCGGACGGCCTACAGTGACGGAGGATGACCTTGGCGATCTGCGTTACATGCGGCTAGTGATCAAGGAGTCTCTCCGGCTACACCCACCCGTGCCACTTCTACTTCCACGAGAATGCAGGAACACATGCCGGGTCCTAGGGTTCGACGTGCCGGTGGGCACCATAGTGTTCGTGAACGCATGGGCGATCGCGAGGGACCCCAACTACTGGGAGAAGCCGGAGGAATTCGTGCCGGAGAGGTTTGAGAACAGCAAGGTTGATTTCAAGGGGACGGACTTCGAGTACCTGCCGTTCGGGGCCGGGCGGAGGATGTGCCCGGGAATGGTGTTTGGGCTTGTGCACCTGgagctcgcgctcgccggcctcctctaCCATTTTGACTGGGAAATGCCGTCAGGAATGAAGGCGGCGGATCTGGACATGACTGAGGAAATGGGGGTCACAACCCGGCGGCTTCATGACCTCCGGCTTGTTCCCGTCGTCCGAgtgccggtgccggtggagtAGTGGTCCGGGTGTGGTGCTTTTGTGTTTCTTGGTGCACCAGCAATGGCGGCGTTTGGAGACATGCACTTCTCATATGAACATGAGACCCGCCGAAACTACTAATAAGGTCCCTGTATATTTGTACGAGTAAAGTCCCTGGAGTTATGCATTCGGAACTGCATGTCCTAATATATTAATGACTTATTTTATCAGTGGAATATGCACACAACTACAATAGGTTAAAGATATTGGCAGGAGTTTAAGTAATTTGTTAGGCCTTGTACCTATAAGTGCCGGCCAGAAACTTTTTTACAGGTCGTTGGTTAAGATTGTCGAACAGAGGGATTGTCTCTGGTTATAGGCATTGCTGCAACGACTTAAGAATCATGAGGCGCTAGTCCTACTTTGATATGCCAATATTTGGAGTCGACAGCTATGTATATTTTTGCTTCCCAAGGACAGCCACTTATTGTCGGAATTGGTCAACAATGTCGAATTCTTCCATCTGATGGTCATCGTAGGTATGACCACATCTTTGTAAAATCTATCGAATTTTGGAACATGGGATTTAACATTGGATTTGTGCTTCTTCCATCGTTCACGGGTTGTCGACCCTCACCCGCAACCTATGAGCTTAGGGAATTTTTCAAAATCCGTGCCTTTTTCTCTATAACTAAGAATGTAAACGGATAGAATACGGACGGATATTACCGATAttgtatttgttttcatatcTTTATTCCAATACGGATAGTGTTAGTTTTAGCCGATtaagattgtaatggatatcgaATGTAACTTTTAGTATCCAGATACGGATCGGTTACGGAATTAAATATCCAGAATCGGATACGAACGGATAAAAACTTTTCCAAACCGTATCAAATTCGAATACGGTCAGAAAATATAcgtaccatttacatccctagATTATACCCACCCCCCACCCTCGATTCCCCTCCCCCGTTCCATGGCatttctctcccctctctcaaAATTTCCCAAGTCTGTGTCTTTCCCCTCCGCTATCGCCCCCTCCTCAGGAAGCAGCCGAGTTGTTCTCCAATTGATGGAGGGGAAGAGACTGACTGGCGGCGTCACATCGCATAGCAGAGACGCACCCACAACCCCCACGGCTGCGCCACCGGTCCCTTAGGCTGTCCGCACCGGGTCCGGTAAGACCTCCGCTAGGCCATCCTGGAGTAAACTTTTACCGTAAAAATGTCCGCAAGGGCGAATGGTAAGATGTACTATCTTTCAGTATTGGTCTCCACACGCCAAATTAAGGGGAGATAGAGGAGGAACGGGACTGCCCACGTGGTGTGGGGCCCGCGCATTCGTGCGCCATCGCAACCACCAGCGTGCAGGCaagggagcaggggcggcgtggccgccggGATCCGACCCGCCTGGCGCCGGCAGCCCTTGCTCGCGCGCGGAGCCGgtcggcggggcggagcagcgGTGCGAGGAGGCGGCGACTTCGGCCAGGGAGAGCTCCACCGAGCCTCCGCCACTACGAGCTCGAGGCCTCCGCGGCGCCATGGAGGGGCGCGGCCACCGGCGATGAACAAGCTGTTTGGTTGGAGGGGCGGCGGGCGGTCGGCGAAGGTTGCGCCGCCCTGGACGAGGGCGCGGTGCGCGAGACGCCCGTCGGCGACGAAGACGAGCGTGCGGGCATGGCGGAGGGCGAGCGCAGGTTCATGTCGCGGAGGAGCGGGCCGA
Proteins encoded:
- the LOC120671264 gene encoding zealexin A1 synthase-like; the encoded protein is MASLPLHLLLFLPLLAAVSYHWLNRAASRWRGGDARLPPSPWALPVIGHLHHLAGALPHRAMRDLAARHGPLMLLRLGGLPVVVASSADAAREVMRARDLDFATRPVTRMVRLVIPAGAEGIIFAPYGEGWRQIRKICTVELLSARRVQSFRPIREEEAGRLLRAVASAPPPRAVNLSELLSVYAADSSVRAIIGSRFKDRDTFLVMLERGLKLFAKMSLPDLFPSSRLAMLVSRMPGRMQRQRQESVAFMDAIVREHEESRVADDGKEDLLDVLLRIQREGDLQVPLTADNIKSAVGDLFAGGSETAATSLQWTMAELMRTPRVMRKVQDEVWQALAGRPTVTEDDLGDLRYMRLVIKESLRLHPPVPLLLPRECRNTCRVLGFDVPVGTIVFVNAWAIARDPNYWEKPEEFVPERFENSKVDFKGTDFEYLPFGAGRRMCPGMVFGLVHLELALAGLLYHFDWEMPSGMKAADLDMTEEMGVTTRRLHDLRLVPVVRVPVPVE